One segment of Zhihengliuella halotolerans DNA contains the following:
- a CDS encoding ABC transporter substrate-binding protein, whose translation MKSKTSRVFAATPIAALSIAGLAACGGETAANCTNEILKDDATQVSVWAWYPAFEQVVDHFNETHDDVQVCWTNAGQGNDQYTKFSTAIEAGSGAPDVIMLEAEVLSSFSIRDALTDLSEYGVADIAGNYTEGAWSDVSSGNAVYAVPVDGGPMGMLYRQDILDEYDIAPPKTWDEFQAAAEKLQSEDAPGVLANFPTNGRAFNQALFAQAGSTPWEYDSANPQEIGIEVNDQASKDVLSYWQGLVEDDLVSTDDAFTADYNTKLVDGTYAIYLAAAWGPGYLQGLSDTDPEAEWRAAPLPQWDEANPVQVNWGGSTFAVTEQADDKEAAAMVAKEIFGTEEAWKIGIEEAALFPLWTPMLESDYFRDLEYEFFGGQKINDEVFLDSAQGYEGFTFSPFQNYAYDQLTEQLFAMTEGEKDADAALDDLQTSLEKYAAEQGFTQK comes from the coding sequence ATGAAGTCCAAGACTTCGAGGGTTTTCGCCGCGACGCCGATCGCTGCTCTGTCGATCGCCGGCCTGGCGGCCTGCGGCGGCGAGACGGCGGCGAACTGCACCAACGAGATCCTGAAGGACGACGCGACTCAGGTCTCCGTCTGGGCCTGGTATCCCGCGTTTGAGCAGGTCGTCGACCACTTCAACGAAACGCACGACGACGTGCAGGTCTGCTGGACCAACGCCGGACAGGGCAACGATCAGTACACCAAGTTCTCGACGGCCATCGAGGCCGGCTCCGGCGCCCCGGACGTCATCATGCTCGAGGCCGAGGTGCTCTCCAGCTTCTCGATCCGCGACGCGCTGACGGATCTCTCCGAATACGGCGTCGCCGACATCGCCGGCAACTACACCGAGGGTGCCTGGAGCGACGTGTCCAGCGGCAACGCGGTCTACGCGGTCCCCGTCGACGGAGGCCCGATGGGCATGCTCTACCGCCAGGACATCCTGGACGAGTACGACATCGCCCCGCCGAAGACGTGGGACGAATTCCAGGCGGCGGCCGAGAAGCTTCAGAGTGAGGACGCCCCGGGCGTGCTGGCCAACTTCCCGACCAACGGGCGCGCCTTCAATCAGGCCCTCTTCGCCCAGGCGGGCTCGACGCCGTGGGAGTACGACTCCGCGAACCCGCAGGAGATCGGCATCGAGGTGAACGACCAGGCCTCCAAGGACGTCCTGAGCTACTGGCAAGGTCTCGTCGAGGACGATCTCGTCTCCACGGACGACGCGTTCACCGCGGACTACAACACCAAGCTCGTCGACGGCACCTACGCCATCTACCTGGCCGCCGCGTGGGGCCCGGGCTACCTGCAGGGCCTCTCCGATACCGATCCCGAGGCCGAATGGCGCGCGGCGCCCCTGCCGCAGTGGGACGAAGCGAACCCGGTCCAGGTCAACTGGGGCGGTTCGACCTTCGCCGTGACGGAGCAGGCCGACGACAAGGAGGCGGCCGCCATGGTCGCCAAGGAGATCTTCGGCACCGAGGAGGCCTGGAAGATCGGCATCGAGGAGGCGGCGCTCTTCCCGCTGTGGACGCCGATGCTCGAGTCGGACTACTTCCGCGACCTCGAGTACGAGTTCTTCGGCGGCCAGAAAATCAACGACGAGGTCTTCCTCGACTCCGCCCAGGGCTATGAGGGCTTCACCTTCAGCCCGTTCCAGAACTACGCCTACGACCAGCTCACCGAGCAGCTCTTCGCGATGACGGAAGGCGAGAAGGACGCGGACGCGGCCCTGGACGACCTCCAGACGAGCCTCGAGAAGTACGCCGCTGAACAGGGATTCACCCAGAAGTAG
- a CDS encoding carbohydrate ABC transporter permease, translating into MSTPVQTYKRRPRGKRRIGAHAFLIILAFYFVIPLWWLLVAATKDTAGLFGSPAFWFSGNFAFFENIAGLFQHDGGIYWRWLGNSFLYAFTAGTGATIVAVLAGYGFAKFRFRGSGPVFTLILGSVMVPLTALVIPTFVLLSDYGIINTPWAVILPSLLNPFGVYLMRVYTQDAVPDEIMEAARIDGAGEVRTFFTVVLPMLRPAVVTVLLLSVVVTWNNFFLPLAVLTDPELLPVTVGLNRWTALSNAGAGGEQVWNLITSGAFISIVPLILSFLFLQRYWQGGLATGAVK; encoded by the coding sequence ATGTCCACTCCCGTCCAAACATACAAACGCCGGCCCCGCGGCAAGCGCCGCATCGGAGCGCACGCGTTCCTGATCATCCTGGCGTTCTACTTCGTCATCCCGCTGTGGTGGCTCCTCGTGGCCGCCACGAAGGACACCGCCGGCCTCTTCGGCAGCCCCGCCTTCTGGTTCTCCGGGAACTTCGCGTTCTTCGAGAACATCGCCGGGCTCTTCCAGCACGACGGCGGCATCTACTGGCGCTGGCTCGGCAACTCGTTCCTGTACGCCTTCACGGCCGGCACCGGGGCGACGATCGTCGCCGTGCTGGCGGGGTATGGCTTCGCCAAGTTCCGCTTTCGCGGTTCCGGACCGGTCTTCACTCTCATCCTCGGCTCCGTCATGGTGCCGCTGACGGCCCTCGTGATCCCGACGTTCGTGCTGCTGAGCGACTACGGCATCATCAACACGCCGTGGGCGGTCATCCTGCCCTCGCTGCTGAATCCCTTCGGCGTCTACCTGATGCGCGTCTACACCCAGGACGCCGTCCCGGACGAGATTATGGAGGCCGCCAGGATCGACGGCGCCGGCGAAGTCCGCACGTTCTTCACCGTGGTGCTGCCCATGCTCCGCCCCGCGGTCGTGACGGTGCTGCTGCTCTCCGTCGTGGTCACGTGGAACAACTTCTTCCTGCCGCTTGCCGTCCTGACCGATCCCGAACTCCTGCCCGTCACCGTCGGCCTCAACCGGTGGACGGCGCTCTCCAACGCGGGTGCCGGTGGCGAGCAGGTCTGGAATCTCATCACCTCGGGTGCGTTCATCTCGATCGTCCCGCTCATCCTGTCCTTCCTCTTCCTGCAGCGGTACTGGCAGGGCGGCCTCGCCACCGGCGCCGTCAAGTAG
- a CDS encoding alpha-N-arabinofuranosidase, translating into MTDASLTVDPHYAVGEVKRQLFGGFVEHLGRHVYDGIYEPGHPSADADGFRQDVIELVRELGVSTIRYPGGNFVSGFAWEDSVGPREQRPRRLDLAWHSTETNEVGLHEFSTWLEKVGSELMLAVNLGTRGTKEALELLEYSNLPSGTDRAEQRIANGRTEPFGVKMWCLGNEMDGPWQVGHRSAEDYAKIATQTAKAMRMLDPGIELVACGSSSAHMPTFGEWERTVLTHAYDDVDYISCHAYYEEKDGDIGSFLASAVDMDRFIETVVATADHVGAVRGSQKKINISFDEWNVWYQSRFENVDKIEGVDNWPVAPRLLEDIYSVADAVVFGNLMISLINHADRVTSASLAQLVNVIGPIMTEPGGPAWRQTTFFPFALTSRLATGRALQLKLDAPTYVSEQYGEVSLVDAAATYDDEANRAAVFLVNRSTEEAVTVTVDVALLGEISLLESHTLADEDRNAKNTLENQERVSTAENTSARIQDGQLTITLPPVSWTALGLG; encoded by the coding sequence ATGACTGACGCATCCTTGACCGTCGACCCGCACTACGCCGTCGGGGAGGTCAAACGGCAGCTGTTCGGCGGCTTCGTCGAGCACCTCGGCCGCCACGTCTACGACGGGATCTACGAACCCGGCCACCCCTCCGCGGACGCCGACGGCTTCCGCCAGGACGTCATCGAGCTCGTCCGCGAGCTCGGAGTCTCCACGATCCGCTACCCCGGCGGGAACTTCGTCTCCGGCTTCGCCTGGGAGGACAGCGTCGGGCCGCGCGAGCAGCGCCCGCGCCGCCTCGACCTGGCGTGGCACTCGACCGAGACCAACGAGGTCGGCCTGCACGAGTTCTCCACGTGGCTCGAGAAGGTGGGCAGCGAGCTCATGCTCGCGGTCAACCTCGGCACGCGCGGCACCAAGGAAGCCCTCGAGCTGCTCGAGTACTCCAACCTGCCCTCCGGCACTGACCGCGCCGAGCAGCGCATCGCGAACGGACGTACCGAGCCCTTCGGCGTGAAGATGTGGTGCCTCGGCAACGAAATGGACGGCCCCTGGCAGGTCGGCCACCGCTCGGCGGAGGACTACGCCAAGATCGCCACGCAGACCGCCAAGGCCATGCGCATGTTGGATCCCGGCATCGAGCTCGTCGCCTGCGGCTCCTCGAGCGCGCACATGCCGACCTTCGGCGAGTGGGAGCGCACCGTCCTGACCCACGCGTACGACGACGTCGACTACATCTCCTGCCATGCGTACTACGAGGAGAAAGACGGCGACATCGGCTCCTTCCTGGCCTCCGCCGTCGACATGGACCGCTTCATCGAGACGGTGGTCGCCACAGCCGACCACGTGGGCGCCGTCCGCGGTTCGCAGAAGAAGATCAACATCTCCTTCGACGAGTGGAACGTCTGGTACCAGTCACGCTTCGAGAACGTCGACAAGATCGAAGGGGTCGACAACTGGCCGGTCGCCCCGCGCCTGCTCGAAGACATCTACTCGGTCGCGGACGCCGTCGTGTTCGGCAACCTGATGATCTCACTGATCAACCACGCCGACCGCGTCACGAGCGCGTCACTGGCGCAGCTCGTGAACGTGATCGGCCCGATCATGACCGAGCCCGGCGGGCCGGCCTGGCGCCAGACCACGTTCTTCCCCTTCGCGCTGACGTCCCGCCTGGCCACGGGCCGCGCGCTTCAGCTCAAGCTGGACGCGCCGACCTACGTCTCGGAGCAGTACGGCGAGGTTTCGCTCGTGGACGCGGCGGCCACGTACGACGACGAGGCGAACCGCGCGGCCGTCTTCCTCGTCAACCGCAGCACCGAGGAGGCGGTCACCGTGACCGTCGACGTCGCTTTGCTCGGCGAGATCAGCCTTCTGGAGAGCCACACGCTCGCCGACGAGGACCGCAACGCGAAGAACACGCTCGAGAACCAGGAGCGCGTGTCCACCGCGGAGAACACGAGCGCGCGTATCCAGGACGGTCAGCTGACCATCACGCTGCCGCCCGTCTCCTGGACGGCGCTCGGCCTCGGCTGA
- the groL gene encoding chaperonin GroEL (60 kDa chaperone family; promotes refolding of misfolded polypeptides especially under stressful conditions; forms two stacked rings of heptamers to form a barrel-shaped 14mer; ends can be capped by GroES; misfolded proteins enter the barrel where they are refolded when GroES binds): MAKMIAFDEEARRGLERGLNTLADAVKVTLGPRGRNVVLEKKWGAPTITNDGVSIAKEIELDEPYEKIGAELVKEVAKKTDDVAGDGTTTATVLAQALVKEGLRNVAAGADPLSLKRGIEKAVAAVTEELIASAKEIETKEQIAATASISAGDTQIGGLIAEALDKVGKEGVITVEESNTFGLDLELTEGMRFDKGYISAYFVSDAERQETVLEDPYILIVNSKISNIKDMVSVLEKVMQSGKPLVIIAEDVEGEALATLVLNKIQGRFKSVAVKAPGFGDRRKAMLADIAILTGGQVIAEEVGLSLENATLDLLGQARKVVITKDETTIVEGAGSAEEIAGRVSQIRAEIANTDSDYDREKLQERLAKLAGGVAVIKAGAATEVELKERKHRIEDAVRNAKAAVEEGIVAGGGVALIQAGARAFGKLELTGDEATGANIVKVAISAPLKQIAFNAGLEPGVVADKVKGLEPGFGLNAATGEYEDLLAAGVNDPVKVTRSALQNAASIAGLFLTTEAVVADKPEKNAPAGGGDDMGGMGGMGGMGGF; encoded by the coding sequence ATGGCCAAGATGATTGCATTTGACGAGGAAGCTCGCCGCGGCCTCGAGCGCGGCCTGAACACCCTTGCCGACGCCGTGAAGGTGACGCTGGGCCCGCGCGGCCGCAACGTCGTGCTCGAGAAGAAGTGGGGCGCCCCGACCATCACGAACGACGGCGTCTCCATCGCCAAGGAGATCGAGCTCGACGAGCCGTACGAGAAGATCGGCGCAGAGCTGGTCAAGGAAGTCGCCAAGAAGACCGACGACGTCGCAGGTGACGGCACCACGACGGCCACCGTGCTGGCTCAGGCGCTCGTCAAGGAGGGCCTGCGCAACGTGGCCGCAGGTGCCGACCCGCTGTCCCTGAAGCGCGGCATCGAGAAGGCCGTCGCCGCTGTGACCGAGGAGCTCATCGCCTCCGCCAAGGAGATCGAGACGAAGGAGCAGATCGCTGCCACCGCGTCCATCTCCGCCGGCGACACCCAGATCGGCGGCCTCATCGCCGAAGCTCTGGACAAGGTCGGCAAGGAAGGCGTCATCACGGTCGAGGAGTCCAACACCTTCGGCCTGGACCTCGAGCTGACCGAGGGCATGCGCTTCGACAAGGGCTACATCTCCGCCTACTTCGTCTCCGACGCCGAGCGTCAGGAGACGGTGCTGGAGGACCCCTATATCCTCATCGTCAACTCGAAGATCTCGAACATCAAGGATATGGTCTCGGTCCTCGAGAAGGTCATGCAGTCGGGTAAGCCGCTCGTGATCATCGCCGAGGACGTCGAGGGCGAGGCCCTGGCCACCCTGGTTCTGAACAAGATCCAGGGCCGCTTCAAGTCCGTGGCCGTCAAGGCCCCGGGGTTCGGCGACCGCCGTAAGGCCATGCTGGCCGACATCGCCATCCTGACCGGCGGACAGGTCATCGCCGAAGAGGTCGGCCTCTCCCTGGAGAACGCCACCCTGGACCTGCTGGGCCAGGCCCGCAAGGTGGTCATCACCAAGGATGAGACCACGATCGTCGAGGGTGCCGGCTCCGCCGAGGAGATCGCCGGGCGCGTCAGCCAGATCCGCGCCGAGATCGCCAACACCGATTCCGACTACGATCGCGAGAAGCTCCAGGAGCGCCTCGCGAAGCTGGCCGGCGGCGTCGCCGTCATCAAGGCCGGCGCTGCAACCGAGGTCGAGCTCAAGGAGCGCAAGCACCGCATCGAGGATGCCGTGCGCAACGCCAAGGCGGCCGTCGAAGAGGGCATCGTCGCCGGCGGTGGCGTGGCCCTGATTCAGGCCGGCGCGCGCGCGTTCGGCAAGCTCGAGCTCACGGGCGACGAGGCGACCGGCGCGAACATCGTCAAGGTTGCCATCTCGGCTCCGCTGAAGCAGATCGCCTTCAACGCCGGCCTCGAGCCGGGCGTCGTCGCCGACAAGGTCAAGGGCCTCGAGCCCGGTTTCGGCCTGAACGCGGCCACCGGCGAGTACGAGGACCTGCTGGCCGCGGGCGTCAACGACCCGGTGAAGGTCACGCGCTCCGCACTGCAGAACGCGGCTTCCATCGCCGGCCTGTTCCTGACCACCGAAGCCGTCGTGGCCGACAAGCCGGAGAAGAACGCTCCGGCCGGCGGCGGCGACGACATGGGTGGCATGGGCGGTATGGGTGGCATGGGCGGCTTCTAA
- a CDS encoding FAD-binding protein, which produces MEANWAGNLTYGAQRIVHPADRAQLVEALAGAGEVRVVGSRHSFNDITDTTGTLIATDRLPAGVEVDAAAGVVRVGGGVRYGDLAALLDGHGLALPNLASLPHISVAGAIATGTHGSGDRLGSLATSVRALTLLTPGGDEVRYARGDEDFPGAVVHLGALGVVVEVELEVEPAYDVAQTVHERLGWDTAVEHLDALTASATSVSLFTDWSAAGQVAQIWTKHRADAGAPAAADLLPALGATLADGPRHPVPGGDARASTEQGGVAGNWAQRLPHFRLEFTPSSGRELQSEYFVPRADAPAAIEAFRSLGDRISPLLQISEVRTVRADDLWLSPARGQDTVAFHFTWLPDQPAVGALLPQIEGALPPSVRPHWGKLWRMDPAFVTSRFPDWDRFARLRAQLDPERRFVNGFLRRLGL; this is translated from the coding sequence ATGGAAGCCAACTGGGCCGGAAACCTGACGTACGGCGCGCAGCGCATCGTTCATCCAGCCGACCGGGCGCAGCTGGTCGAGGCGCTCGCCGGTGCCGGGGAGGTGCGGGTGGTCGGGAGCCGGCATTCGTTCAACGACATCACCGACACGACCGGGACTCTGATCGCCACCGACCGGCTCCCGGCCGGCGTCGAGGTAGACGCTGCGGCGGGGGTGGTGCGCGTGGGCGGCGGCGTGCGCTACGGCGACCTCGCCGCGCTGCTCGACGGCCACGGCCTCGCCCTGCCGAACCTGGCCTCCCTGCCGCACATCTCCGTGGCGGGCGCGATCGCCACCGGGACGCACGGCTCCGGCGACCGGCTCGGGTCCCTGGCGACCTCGGTCCGCGCGCTGACCTTGCTGACACCGGGCGGCGACGAGGTTCGCTACGCCCGCGGAGACGAGGACTTCCCCGGGGCCGTGGTGCACCTTGGCGCGCTCGGCGTGGTCGTCGAGGTCGAGCTCGAGGTCGAGCCGGCGTACGACGTCGCCCAGACGGTCCACGAACGCCTCGGGTGGGATACTGCCGTCGAGCACTTGGACGCGCTGACCGCGAGCGCCACGAGTGTCAGCCTCTTCACCGATTGGAGTGCAGCCGGCCAGGTCGCACAGATCTGGACCAAACACCGCGCCGACGCCGGTGCGCCAGCGGCCGCCGACCTGCTGCCGGCGCTGGGAGCGACGCTCGCCGACGGCCCGCGCCACCCGGTGCCGGGCGGGGATGCCCGGGCGAGCACTGAACAGGGCGGAGTCGCGGGCAACTGGGCGCAGCGGCTGCCGCACTTCCGGCTCGAGTTCACCCCGTCCAGCGGCCGCGAGCTCCAGTCCGAGTACTTCGTCCCGCGCGCAGACGCGCCTGCGGCAATCGAGGCGTTCCGTTCGTTGGGGGATCGGATCAGCCCGCTGCTGCAGATCAGCGAGGTGCGGACGGTCCGGGCGGACGACCTGTGGCTCAGTCCGGCCAGGGGCCAGGACACCGTGGCGTTCCACTTCACGTGGCTGCCCGACCAACCGGCGGTCGGGGCCCTGCTGCCGCAGATCGAGGGGGCTCTGCCGCCGAGCGTGCGTCCGCACTGGGGCAAGCTCTGGCGGATGGATCCGGCGTTCGTCACGTCGCGCTTCCCGGACTGGGACCGCTTCGCCCGCCTCCGGGCGCAGCTGGACCCCGAGCGGCGCTTCGTCAACGGCTTCCTGCGCCGGCTCGGACTCTAA
- a CDS encoding LacI family DNA-binding transcriptional regulator, which yields MAATLHDVARMAQVSIKTVSNVINERPNVGSATRAKVEAAIAELGYTPNLTARGLRSGRKGAITLAVPDLALSYFAELAAEVIAAAEAAGVVVLVEQTGGDRERELALLKSPRLNMTDGLIFSPLGMGQEDVGALEVSYPLVILGERIFEGPADHVTMQNVAAARAATEYLLDSGRRRIAVVGAHEGEVVGSAGLRLSGYREALAAAGIEYEPNLIAHSGLWHRANGATCMRELLARGVDFDAVFGLNDTLALGAMRVLQEAGISVPADVAVMGFDDLEETPYSIPSLTTVDPGRGWIARTAVKTLLQRINDAGSGGPAETRLAEFEIRRRESTAAA from the coding sequence ATGGCTGCCACCCTGCACGACGTCGCCCGGATGGCCCAGGTGTCGATCAAGACCGTGTCGAACGTCATCAACGAGCGGCCGAACGTCGGCAGCGCCACGCGCGCCAAGGTCGAGGCCGCCATCGCTGAACTCGGCTACACACCCAACCTCACGGCCCGCGGCCTGCGCTCTGGCCGCAAGGGGGCGATCACGCTGGCCGTGCCCGATCTCGCGCTGAGCTACTTCGCCGAGCTCGCGGCCGAGGTGATCGCCGCTGCGGAAGCGGCCGGCGTCGTCGTACTGGTCGAGCAGACCGGCGGCGACCGCGAGCGCGAGCTGGCCCTGCTGAAGAGTCCGCGGCTGAACATGACCGACGGGCTGATCTTCTCGCCGCTCGGCATGGGGCAGGAGGACGTCGGCGCGCTCGAGGTCTCCTACCCACTCGTCATCCTGGGTGAGCGCATCTTCGAGGGGCCCGCAGATCACGTGACGATGCAGAACGTCGCCGCGGCGCGGGCGGCCACCGAGTACCTCCTCGATTCCGGGCGGCGCCGGATCGCCGTCGTCGGAGCGCACGAGGGTGAGGTCGTCGGCTCCGCCGGGCTCCGGCTGAGTGGCTACCGTGAGGCGCTCGCGGCCGCCGGCATCGAGTACGAACCGAACCTGATCGCCCATTCGGGGCTGTGGCACCGCGCCAACGGCGCCACCTGCATGCGCGAGCTGCTCGCGCGGGGTGTCGATTTCGACGCGGTCTTCGGGCTGAACGACACGCTCGCCCTGGGCGCGATGCGCGTGCTCCAGGAGGCGGGGATCTCCGTGCCCGCCGACGTCGCCGTTATGGGATTCGACGACCTCGAGGAGACGCCGTACTCGATCCCCTCGCTGACCACGGTTGATCCCGGCCGTGGCTGGATCGCCCGGACTGCGGTCAAGACGCTGTTGCAGCGCATCAACGATGCGGGCAGCGGCGGACCCGCCGAGACGCGGCTGGCCGAGTTCGAGATCCGGCGCCGAGAGTCTACTGCCGCCGCGTGA
- a CDS encoding carbohydrate ABC transporter permease — translation MTTQATELDQATSRKLAASGSLLVRRRQRWGWLFVSPFLLIFALFLIIPLGYAFWMSLFTSTLATGTEFTGLANYVRAFNDPLFIEGILRVLAYGAVMIPTQLIVAIVAALVLDTLSTWVSKLSRLLIFVPYAVPVVIGALMWSFLYSPRFGPGATIFDAFGLQAPNFLGPDTIFFSLVNIVTWQWAGYYMVVVYAALRSIDPAIYEAARIDGANGLQTALQIKLPMISSSMVMVVTFALIGTLQFFTEPVVMQSIAQGSIDAAYTPNMYAFSLAFSYSQFNYASAIAFSLGILVFIGSFLFLFLTRKQSGLK, via the coding sequence ATGACCACCCAGGCCACGGAGCTGGACCAGGCGACGAGCCGTAAACTCGCCGCCTCGGGTTCGCTTCTCGTCCGGCGCCGCCAGCGTTGGGGATGGCTGTTTGTCTCGCCCTTCCTGCTGATCTTCGCGCTCTTCCTGATCATCCCGCTCGGCTACGCGTTCTGGATGAGCCTGTTCACCTCGACGCTGGCCACCGGCACCGAATTCACGGGCCTCGCCAACTACGTTCGCGCCTTCAACGACCCCCTCTTCATCGAAGGCATCCTGCGCGTGCTCGCCTACGGCGCCGTCATGATCCCGACCCAGCTCATCGTCGCGATCGTCGCCGCACTCGTGCTGGACACCCTCTCCACGTGGGTCTCGAAGCTCAGCCGCTTGCTGATCTTCGTTCCCTACGCGGTCCCCGTCGTCATCGGCGCCCTGATGTGGAGCTTCCTCTACAGCCCGCGTTTCGGCCCCGGCGCGACGATCTTCGATGCCTTCGGACTCCAGGCCCCGAACTTCCTCGGCCCGGACACGATCTTCTTCTCGCTGGTCAACATCGTCACCTGGCAGTGGGCCGGCTACTACATGGTGGTCGTCTACGCGGCCCTGCGCTCCATCGACCCCGCGATCTACGAAGCGGCCCGGATCGATGGCGCGAACGGGCTGCAGACCGCACTGCAGATCAAACTCCCGATGATCTCCTCCTCGATGGTCATGGTGGTCACGTTCGCCCTCATCGGCACCCTGCAGTTCTTCACCGAACCGGTCGTGATGCAGAGCATCGCCCAGGGCTCCATCGACGCCGCCTACACCCCGAACATGTACGCGTTCTCGCTCGCGTTCAGCTACAGCCAGTTCAACTACGCCTCGGCCATCGCGTTCTCGCTGGGCATCCTGGTGTTCATCGGGTCCTTCCTGTTCCTGTTCCTCACGCGCAAGCAGAGCGGTCTGAAGTGA